A genomic window from Puniceicoccaceae bacterium includes:
- a CDS encoding cbb3-type cytochrome c oxidase subunit I: MSTDTTFSPYRSEEIAERVKLSQIDQSIRKAGIFFLASALIWLMVGTVLAIIASYKLHTPEFLAQYEWLTFGRARSAHLNAMIFGWSNNAIFCLGLWVMARLSRAEVRHDGMLLIAGIFWNVGVTVGVIGILSGWMTSVEWLEMPIAVAPILAFAYVLIAIWGISCFANRKSDHVYVSQWYILAALFWFPWLYIIAEVMILFVPARGVVQSVTNWWFAHNVLGLWLTPVALGVAYYLIPKVLGKAIYSYYLSVLGFWSLALFYNWAGIHHLIAGPIPIWLQTAGTIASVMMTIPVVVVAINQHMTVVGEPFAVWRSPTLRFIVFGAMSYTAVSLIGSAMALRSVNEVTHFTHFTVAHAHHGLYAFFTMIMFGGIYFVMPRFLQREWPSAALISVHFWSAALGVTGYVVFLSIGGWIQGLEMNNPDIPFLELMANTVPWLASRTVSGILMTIGHSAFFINFFWMLFAKPAQASSGPTLFPVKETTA, from the coding sequence ATGAGCACAGACACCACCTTTAGCCCCTACCGTTCGGAGGAAATTGCCGAACGCGTCAAACTGAGCCAGATCGATCAATCGATTCGCAAAGCCGGAATTTTCTTTCTGGCTTCGGCGTTGATCTGGCTGATGGTTGGCACCGTGTTGGCGATCATCGCATCCTACAAACTGCACACGCCGGAGTTCCTGGCGCAGTATGAGTGGTTGACTTTTGGCCGGGCACGTTCCGCCCACCTCAATGCCATGATTTTTGGCTGGTCGAACAATGCGATTTTCTGCCTGGGATTGTGGGTGATGGCGCGTCTGAGTCGTGCGGAAGTCCGGCACGATGGCATGTTGCTGATTGCCGGGATTTTTTGGAATGTGGGCGTTACTGTCGGTGTGATTGGCATTCTGTCGGGATGGATGACCTCGGTTGAGTGGCTTGAGATGCCGATCGCAGTGGCACCGATCCTCGCCTTTGCCTATGTGCTGATTGCCATTTGGGGCATTTCGTGTTTTGCGAATCGCAAGTCAGACCACGTCTACGTTTCGCAATGGTATATCCTTGCGGCCCTGTTCTGGTTTCCCTGGCTCTATATCATTGCCGAAGTCATGATCCTGTTTGTACCTGCTCGCGGTGTGGTGCAATCGGTGACAAACTGGTGGTTTGCGCACAATGTGCTGGGGCTTTGGTTGACTCCAGTCGCACTGGGCGTGGCGTATTATCTGATTCCGAAAGTATTGGGGAAGGCGATCTACAGCTATTATCTCTCGGTTCTGGGGTTCTGGTCCCTGGCGTTGTTTTACAACTGGGCAGGAATTCACCACCTCATCGCGGGGCCGATTCCGATCTGGCTGCAGACTGCGGGCACGATTGCCAGTGTGATGATGACCATCCCTGTAGTTGTGGTTGCCATCAACCAACACATGACCGTTGTAGGGGAACCGTTTGCGGTATGGAGGAGTCCAACGCTGCGCTTTATTGTCTTTGGAGCCATGTCCTACACGGCTGTGAGCCTCATCGGTTCGGCGATGGCATTGCGCTCGGTCAATGAGGTCACCCATTTTACCCATTTCACGGTTGCCCACGCCCATCACGGTCTTTATGCCTTTTTCACCATGATCATGTTTGGCGGGATCTATTTTGTGATGCCGCGGTTTTTGCAACGCGAATGGCCATCTGCCGCTCTGATCAGTGTACACTTCTGGAGTGCGGCGCTCGGGGTTACAGGATACGTTGTCTTTTTGTCGATCGGGGGCTGGATTCAGGGTCTTGAAATGAACAACCCCGATATTCCATTCCTGGAATTGATGGCAAACACGGTTCCCTGGCTGGCCTCGCGGACCGTATCGGGCATTCTGATGACGATTGGACACAGTGCTTTTTTCATCAATTTTTTCTGGATGCTCTTTGCCAAACCTGCACAAGCTTCGTCAGGTCCAACCCTCTTTCCTGTCAAAGAAACAACTGCCTGA
- a CDS encoding cbb3-type cytochrome c oxidase subunit II yields MKNLPLLFLGIFFTLAFSWVGLVLTSHLNLGNLGPTTSSLDDEGNALEGEQLYPIKLGGIAKTGKQIYIDQGCMYCHSQQVRPKGFGADYERGWGDRQTVARDYIYQERVLLGTMRTGPDLANVGARLSSVDWHMNHLYHPRITSPGSIMPPYPHLFEVRKIEGYDSSEALNIPENSPYAPPDGYEVIPTDRAKALVAYLLALKVDYELPEMKFSEIE; encoded by the coding sequence ATGAAGAACCTTCCATTATTGTTTCTTGGTATCTTTTTTACCCTGGCATTTTCCTGGGTGGGGCTTGTGCTCACCAGTCATCTGAATCTTGGAAATCTGGGACCGACCACGTCTTCCCTCGATGATGAGGGAAACGCGCTTGAAGGAGAACAGCTCTATCCGATCAAACTGGGGGGTATCGCTAAGACCGGAAAGCAGATCTATATCGATCAGGGCTGCATGTATTGTCACTCGCAGCAAGTGCGTCCCAAGGGATTCGGAGCAGACTATGAACGCGGCTGGGGAGATCGCCAAACGGTGGCGCGCGATTACATTTACCAGGAGCGTGTCTTGCTGGGAACGATGCGTACTGGACCCGACTTGGCCAATGTGGGTGCACGTCTGAGTTCGGTGGACTGGCACATGAATCATCTCTACCATCCTCGCATTACGTCACCGGGGTCCATCATGCCTCCATACCCCCATTTGTTCGAAGTCCGAAAGATTGAAGGTTATGATTCTTCCGAGGCCTTGAACATCCCGGAGAATTCTCCCTATGCTCCACCTGACGGGTATGAGGTGATTCCCACTGACCGTGCGAAGGCATTGGTTGCCTACTTGTTGGCACTGAAGGTGGATTACGAACTGCCTGAAATGAAGTTTTCGGAAATAGAATGA
- a CDS encoding cytochrome c, with protein MSDDPNNKSKRNDEWSGFDRSGLEDPEVQKIHSALEREKAEPSEGFAAPPLVVVFFSMIVCLWVSWYAPQYMGGFRWDVYDPHYDPDAVAEPTVYDPIARGKRIYTNKCQVCHQQTGTGVPGVYPPLAGADWVAKSPDILVRVVLNGLAGEIVVNGNTYNSAMTAFGNDLSDQEIAEVLTYIRNSWGNELPFIEEAEVAAIRAAVGSRTTTYSPSELLEAFAE; from the coding sequence ATGAGCGACGATCCTAACAACAAATCCAAGCGTAACGACGAGTGGTCCGGTTTTGACCGCTCTGGATTGGAGGACCCCGAGGTTCAGAAGATCCACTCTGCGCTTGAGCGGGAAAAAGCAGAGCCGAGCGAGGGATTCGCGGCACCTCCGCTGGTGGTGGTCTTTTTCAGCATGATCGTGTGTCTCTGGGTATCGTGGTACGCTCCACAATACATGGGTGGATTTCGCTGGGATGTCTACGATCCGCACTACGATCCCGACGCCGTTGCCGAACCCACGGTGTACGATCCGATTGCACGCGGTAAGCGCATTTATACGAACAAATGCCAAGTCTGCCACCAGCAGACTGGGACCGGTGTTCCAGGGGTTTATCCTCCATTGGCCGGAGCGGATTGGGTCGCAAAATCTCCAGACATCCTGGTACGCGTTGTTCTTAACGGACTGGCAGGGGAAATTGTGGTCAACGGCAATACCTACAACAGTGCAATGACCGCCTTTGGCAATGACCTGAGTGATCAGGAAATCGCAGAGGTTTTGACCTATATTCGCAATTCCTGGGGCAATGAGCTACCGTTTATCGAGGAGGCGGAAGTTGCAGCAATCCGTGCGGCGGTCGGTTCACGAACTACCACCTACAGCCCTTCAGAACTGTTGGAAGCATTTGCTGAATAA
- a CDS encoding SulP family inorganic anion transporter, producing the protein MGTTSDKPKLPSLTLNIDPIPLHASIRGFRFSHLGGDLSAAVNVALLAFPQGMAYALIAGIPLHYGIFGSAVAAVLGSLFARSHYITLGPTNATSVLLLSAFAALQISDEQKLHLLPLIVFLSGLFLIIGALARVTTLIQYISKSVITGYITAAAVLIISNQFKNVVGIRFADGVEVSTFLQVFYHSIRAMPAVNWHSVLIASIAAICYVLLVSRVPRLPNVAIVLVIVSLATLALEPLGIRVDKLDAIRLDAWAFTPPVWDFHNIRMLVGTAMAIAILSLLEGTSIGKSLAARSGGKLDTDQEMFNMGVANIGCSLFSGMPASGSLTRSMLNWKSGARSPLSSLYTGILIVIAAYLLGPFVSYVPKPALAVLVISIGISLINRHQIFVVTHSTGSDKLVFYITLVAGLSMPLDMAIVLGTGLSIYLFLKKAARPELVEYAFNEEGHLLRRHQEREVLEISIVHVEGDLFFGSAELFRDQIRRVFEEENLKILVLRMKNAYILDATCVLALEELIQYMKENQRYLLISGVRSKIYEVLERSGVIEALGSENIFREDPENPTYSTAQAMRRAQQILGGREANVTIYVNPETARDEE; encoded by the coding sequence ATGGGAACCACGAGCGACAAGCCCAAGCTCCCGAGCTTGACTCTCAACATTGATCCCATACCGCTCCACGCAAGCATCCGTGGATTTCGCTTCAGTCACCTGGGCGGAGACCTGAGTGCTGCCGTGAATGTAGCGCTGCTTGCATTTCCTCAGGGAATGGCCTATGCCCTGATTGCCGGGATACCCTTGCACTATGGGATTTTTGGCTCTGCGGTAGCGGCGGTGCTGGGATCGCTCTTTGCACGTTCCCACTACATCACGCTCGGACCCACCAACGCGACTTCAGTGCTGCTGCTCAGTGCCTTTGCTGCGCTTCAGATCAGTGATGAGCAGAAGCTGCACCTTCTGCCACTGATCGTGTTTCTATCGGGCCTTTTTCTGATCATCGGAGCGCTCGCTCGCGTGACAACGCTGATCCAGTACATTTCCAAGAGTGTGATCACGGGCTATATCACTGCGGCTGCCGTGTTGATCATCAGCAATCAATTCAAAAATGTCGTTGGAATTCGTTTTGCAGATGGGGTGGAAGTGTCGACCTTTCTTCAGGTTTTCTATCATTCCATTCGAGCGATGCCTGCGGTGAACTGGCATTCTGTCCTGATCGCTTCCATCGCGGCGATCTGCTATGTGCTGCTGGTTTCTCGTGTTCCCCGCTTGCCCAATGTGGCGATTGTGCTGGTGATTGTCTCCCTTGCCACGCTTGCGCTCGAACCCCTCGGAATTCGTGTGGACAAGCTCGATGCGATTCGCCTCGATGCCTGGGCCTTTACGCCGCCAGTATGGGATTTTCACAACATCCGCATGCTCGTCGGAACTGCTATGGCCATCGCCATTCTCAGTCTTTTGGAGGGAACCTCCATTGGGAAAAGCCTTGCTGCCCGCTCGGGTGGCAAACTCGATACGGATCAGGAGATGTTCAACATGGGGGTCGCCAACATTGGCTGTTCCCTGTTTTCAGGCATGCCCGCCAGTGGTTCGCTTACGCGTTCCATGCTGAACTGGAAGAGTGGGGCGCGCAGTCCGCTGAGCAGTCTGTACACCGGTATTCTGATTGTAATTGCCGCCTATCTGTTGGGGCCATTCGTCAGTTACGTTCCCAAGCCTGCGCTTGCGGTGCTGGTGATTTCCATTGGAATTTCACTGATCAATCGGCATCAGATCTTCGTGGTGACGCACTCGACGGGCAGCGACAAGCTGGTTTTTTACATCACGCTGGTCGCAGGATTGTCCATGCCGCTCGATATGGCCATTGTGCTGGGCACGGGACTGTCGATTTACCTCTTTCTCAAGAAAGCAGCCCGTCCCGAATTGGTGGAATACGCTTTCAATGAGGAAGGACACCTGTTGCGTCGTCATCAGGAACGCGAGGTGCTTGAAATCTCAATTGTTCACGTCGAGGGGGATTTGTTTTTTGGTTCGGCGGAATTGTTCCGCGATCAGATTCGGAGAGTTTTTGAGGAGGAAAATCTCAAGATTCTGGTACTTCGCATGAAAAACGCCTACATTCTGGATGCGACCTGTGTGCTCGCTCTGGAGGAATTGATTCAGTACATGAAGGAAAATCAGCGCTACCTTCTGATCAGTGGGGTACGCTCCAAAATATATGAGGTTCTTGAACGCTCAGGAGTGATTGAGGCGCTGGGGAGTGAGAACATCTTTCGCGAAGATCCCGAGAATCCAACATACTCCACCGCGCAGGCGATGCGGCGTGCACAGCAAATCCTGGGTGGACGGGAGGCAAATGTGACGATTTATGTCAATCCGGAGACGGCGCGGGACGAGGAGTAA
- a CDS encoding translation initiation factor: MSRKSKRRIPTDNASEPMQHAAFAALDIQGLPQGTNAAPNGKKAAPQPRGGRLEVKREKSGRGGKTVTVIYAFPGMALSMKESILRSLKRQLATGGTLADGNIEIQGDFAERVVELLSEQGYRAIRAGG; this comes from the coding sequence ATGAGCCGAAAATCAAAGCGTCGTATCCCGACTGACAATGCATCCGAACCCATGCAGCATGCCGCATTTGCAGCGCTGGATATCCAGGGACTTCCGCAGGGAACAAACGCTGCCCCAAATGGCAAAAAAGCAGCTCCGCAACCCCGTGGTGGACGTCTTGAGGTCAAACGTGAAAAATCCGGTCGTGGCGGGAAAACCGTCACGGTGATCTATGCCTTCCCCGGAATGGCGCTGTCGATGAAGGAGTCGATTCTCCGCTCGCTGAAACGCCAGCTTGCAACCGGTGGAACCCTCGCTGATGGAAATATCGAAATCCAAGGCGATTTTGCCGAGCGCGTGGTAGAGTTGCTGAGTGAACAGGGATACCGCGCCATTCGCGCAGGAGGATAA
- a CDS encoding HDOD domain-containing protein, whose protein sequence is MTPSNRPLDVTRRTLVKALEYDDLTIPVLPKIAQDIMVMSQDPDADIATLSELIHHDQSIASHVLHISNSASFGGFERVESLELAVARLGLKLLSEIAISVSIQKNVFNVPAFHSEIRDMWRHSLASAIFAKELAGYCQMNTDTLYLCALLHEIGKPVTLFTINNLPEELKDGLTREDVLLLVEEFHMSVGTIVTRQWELPEAIQYANLYYRDWVHAPMYRSETAVTYLADQLASRTLHPEQNDIAPVLEDSAFERLEIPVTKLERLLDFKESVLVKVNSMDF, encoded by the coding sequence ATGACACCTTCAAATCGCCCCCTTGATGTCACCCGCAGGACGCTCGTTAAAGCACTGGAGTATGATGATCTCACGATTCCGGTGTTGCCCAAAATTGCTCAGGACATCATGGTCATGAGCCAGGATCCCGATGCGGATATCGCGACACTTTCGGAACTCATCCATCACGACCAGTCCATTGCGAGTCATGTCCTTCACATCTCCAACTCGGCTTCATTTGGAGGATTCGAAAGGGTCGAATCCCTCGAACTGGCAGTTGCCCGACTCGGCCTCAAATTGTTGAGCGAAATCGCCATTTCCGTATCCATCCAGAAAAACGTTTTCAACGTTCCAGCCTTTCATTCGGAAATCCGCGACATGTGGCGTCATTCGCTAGCCTCTGCGATTTTTGCCAAAGAGCTTGCCGGTTACTGCCAAATGAACACCGATACGCTCTACCTTTGCGCCTTGCTGCACGAGATCGGAAAACCGGTCACCCTCTTTACGATCAACAACCTTCCCGAAGAACTCAAAGATGGGCTGACGCGGGAAGATGTGTTGCTGCTGGTTGAAGAGTTTCACATGAGCGTAGGCACCATCGTGACACGGCAGTGGGAGCTTCCGGAAGCAATTCAATACGCCAATCTCTACTACAGAGACTGGGTTCATGCACCAATGTATCGCTCCGAAACGGCTGTAACCTACCTTGCCGACCAGCTCGCATCCCGTACACTACATCCGGAACAGAATGACATTGCCCCGGTTTTGGAAGATTCAGCCTTTGAGCGGCTGGAAATTCCCGTGACCAAATTGGAACGTCTGCTCGATTTCAAGGAGTCGGTTCTTGTCAAAGTCAACTCCATGGATTTTTGA
- a CDS encoding DEAD/DEAH box helicase, which yields MSFENILLAEPIKRALIEENYGTPTPIQRDAIPVILEGKDLIGCAQTGSGKTAAFALPVLHHMSEHPKVMQAKQCRTVVLAPTRELATQVSRSFERYGKYLNLKVGIVVGGMPMPPQIKMLAEGVDVVVGTPGRMLDLMQQRKIDFRETDHLILDEVDRMFDMGFIQDVKAIIQRIPESRQTLCFSATLDAKVGRLIQAITKDPVQISVDPESKPAERVEQGACFIRNQDKADLVCHLILEEEQRDPESKILIFTATKQGADHLMDRLRAEKIRSEAMHGDKAQRVRDRVLDKFRSGATNVLIATDVAARGLDIKGIDLVVNYDIPKEGDTYVHRIGRTGRAGKDGRAFTLCAEFDQPALNVVERFLGKSIDPFTDHPFHSVILCERYQTLYGGNAAAGSASTGGLTGRRSNRRNRGLRR from the coding sequence ATGTCATTTGAGAATATCTTGTTGGCAGAGCCGATCAAGCGGGCTCTGATCGAAGAGAACTATGGAACCCCGACCCCGATTCAGCGTGACGCGATCCCTGTGATCCTGGAAGGCAAGGATCTCATCGGGTGCGCGCAGACCGGATCGGGAAAGACCGCAGCGTTTGCGCTTCCGGTTCTGCATCACATGTCGGAACATCCGAAGGTAATGCAAGCCAAACAGTGCCGCACAGTGGTGTTGGCACCCACCCGGGAGTTGGCAACGCAGGTTTCCAGAAGTTTTGAACGTTACGGCAAATACCTCAACCTCAAGGTTGGCATTGTGGTGGGAGGCATGCCCATGCCTCCGCAAATCAAGATGCTTGCGGAAGGAGTGGATGTGGTGGTTGGTACCCCGGGGCGCATGCTCGATCTGATGCAGCAGCGCAAAATTGATTTTCGGGAGACAGATCACCTCATTCTGGATGAAGTGGATCGCATGTTTGACATGGGATTTATTCAGGATGTGAAGGCGATCATTCAGCGCATTCCCGAGTCGCGACAGACACTGTGTTTTTCTGCAACCCTTGATGCCAAAGTGGGTCGCCTCATTCAGGCGATCACCAAAGATCCGGTGCAGATTTCGGTGGACCCCGAGTCAAAGCCTGCCGAACGGGTGGAGCAGGGGGCCTGCTTCATTCGCAATCAGGACAAAGCAGATCTGGTCTGTCATCTGATTCTCGAGGAAGAGCAACGCGACCCGGAATCCAAGATTCTGATTTTTACAGCCACCAAACAAGGTGCGGATCACCTGATGGATCGCCTGCGTGCGGAAAAGATTCGCAGTGAGGCCATGCATGGAGACAAGGCGCAGCGGGTTCGTGACCGGGTGCTCGACAAGTTTCGTTCGGGTGCAACCAATGTGCTGATTGCCACTGACGTTGCTGCGAGAGGACTGGACATCAAAGGCATTGACCTGGTGGTGAACTACGACATTCCCAAAGAAGGGGACACCTACGTTCACCGTATCGGGCGAACTGGCCGGGCCGGAAAGGATGGACGGGCATTTACCTTGTGCGCTGAGTTTGACCAACCCGCGCTGAATGTCGTCGAACGCTTTCTGGGCAAGTCCATTGATCCCTTCACCGACCATCCCTTTCACAGTGTGATCCTCTGTGAGCGTTATCAGACGCTGTATGGAGGCAATGCTGCTGCGGGCAGTGCTAGCACAGGGGGATTGACGGGGCGCCGCTCGAATCGCAGGAATCGCGGTCTTCGCCGCTAG
- a CDS encoding efflux RND transporter periplasmic adaptor subunit, with the protein MESRESIAIRLIKYLLPPLIILAALGALILLFLARKAPPEREVERVLPKVEVLEIVPETGRLTLDSQGVVQARQSTLLIAEISGVVEWVSPALYAGGFFEKGEVLLRLEATAHESALASARVRLAQAELLHEQESALAEQARVEWEHIGDGPGSDLTLRIPQLRAAAAELEAAKAAVRLAERDLRHTQVRAPYRGRVREKFVDVGQSLAARASQIASIYSVDAAEIRVSFSQQEAGLLELPELFVEGGMTGAQAPVEVIAEYGAQHHVWKGTLDRTEGAVDASTRLIYAVVRVDEPYATSKEEMRPPLKVGMFVRVKIQGREIQNAVKLPREALQGENRVHVLDAQNRLEIRPVEVVHRAMDHVVVTEGLHKGDRVIITRLQYATPGMQLDPASGVPMAHAEPQETPK; encoded by the coding sequence ATGGAATCCAGGGAATCCATTGCAATTCGCCTGATCAAATACTTGCTTCCGCCGCTGATCATTCTGGCGGCATTGGGTGCCCTTATTCTGCTTTTTTTGGCGCGCAAGGCTCCACCTGAGCGGGAGGTGGAGCGAGTGTTGCCCAAGGTTGAAGTTCTGGAGATTGTACCAGAAACGGGCCGACTGACACTGGACAGTCAGGGCGTGGTGCAAGCCAGGCAATCCACGCTGTTGATTGCGGAGATCAGTGGAGTCGTGGAATGGGTTTCCCCCGCACTCTATGCGGGTGGATTTTTCGAAAAAGGGGAAGTCCTTCTTCGCCTGGAGGCCACGGCGCATGAATCCGCACTGGCCAGTGCCCGGGTCCGATTGGCACAGGCGGAGTTACTGCACGAGCAGGAATCCGCTCTGGCGGAGCAGGCGAGGGTCGAGTGGGAACACATCGGTGACGGTCCCGGAAGTGACCTGACGTTGCGAATCCCTCAGTTGCGGGCAGCAGCCGCAGAACTCGAAGCCGCGAAAGCGGCAGTCCGACTGGCGGAGCGGGATTTGCGGCATACGCAGGTCAGGGCACCTTACCGGGGTCGTGTGCGTGAGAAATTTGTGGACGTGGGGCAGAGCCTTGCGGCCAGAGCGAGTCAGATCGCCTCGATCTATTCGGTGGATGCGGCCGAAATTCGTGTTTCCTTCTCGCAGCAAGAGGCGGGGTTGCTTGAACTGCCCGAGTTGTTTGTGGAAGGCGGTATGACGGGAGCACAGGCACCCGTGGAGGTGATTGCTGAATATGGGGCACAGCATCATGTATGGAAGGGAACCTTGGACCGTACCGAAGGCGCGGTGGATGCTTCAACCCGACTGATCTATGCGGTGGTTCGGGTCGATGAACCCTACGCGACTTCAAAAGAGGAGATGCGTCCACCGCTGAAGGTGGGGATGTTTGTAAGGGTGAAGATTCAGGGACGTGAGATCCAGAATGCTGTCAAGTTGCCTCGTGAAGCCCTTCAGGGAGAGAACCGGGTACATGTGCTCGATGCGCAGAATCGCCTGGAGATCCGTCCGGTTGAAGTGGTCCACCGGGCGATGGATCATGTTGTGGTGACGGAGGGACTCCACAAAGGGGACCGTGTGATCATCACGCGCCTGCAGTATGCCACACCCGGCATGCAGTTGGATCCCGCTTCAGGAGTGCCAATGGCCCATGCAGAACCGCAAGAAACCCCAAAATGA